A stretch of the Lolium perenne isolate Kyuss_39 chromosome 3, Kyuss_2.0, whole genome shotgun sequence genome encodes the following:
- the LOC127342066 gene encoding uncharacterized protein has translation MSSLPELELSQLPGSSVGEGVERRHQEEEDLGSPAAAAAAPLVPAPDTADMSAPELSQLAGSSSGEGVERQEDSAAAAGGDAVPLASASDTADMSAPELSQLAGSSSGAGVERQEDSPAAAAVPAAPAPDTADTGEIELQEVEREMLEADLIFVPVLNNLFTRALIVPNPMAVRYVYGALFGLMTIVAWTVRDIELPGFDDHYVCDGSHDCIAANGVLRVSMGVAIFFLIMFASTVNTRKLYEFRNFWHSQWWILKATIFLIGYGFATYAPSSLLQFYGTIAHVGAWLFLVIQFLSMTSLIMWVNRWCRVESNRQRWAGMTYGLLPLRAAPVVLYIGSFLRLGFMYYSYAPYCKPTTSIYISVTASVVCLMFIISCVRKVSGGYLAPGMMMAYVVFMCWTTIRSEPHTETCNQKTKPTTDWQNIRSFVIAAVVIITSTYTVGKDYKCIQFSNRIIMLEDDVPYGYGFFHLVFASGAMYIGMLFVGWNAHRTMEKWTVDVGWASTRVRATSGLVVAICYILMLVSQELWNLMLAVTSNSSQARPAGASMVAPAA, from the exons ATGTCGTCGCTTCCTGAACTCGAGCTCAGCCAGCTCCCGGGCTCGTCCGTTGGCGAGGGCGTTGAACGGCggcatcaggaggaggaggacttgggCTCACCTGCAGCCGCGGCTGCAGCTCCTCTGGTTCCAGCACCAGACACCGCTGACATGAGCGCGCCCGAGCTCAGCCAGCTCGCGGGCTCATCCTCTGGCGAGGGCGTCGAGCGCCAGGAGGactctgctgctgctgctggtggtGATGCAGTTCCTCTGGCTTCTGCATCCGACACCGCCGACATGAGCGCGCCCGAGCTCAGCCAGCTCGCGGGCTCATCCTCTGGCGCGGGCGTCGAGCGTCAGGAGGACTCGCCTGCAGCAGCTGCAGTTCCTGCGGCTCCAGCACCCGACACCGCCGACACTGGCGAGATCGAGCTGCAGGAGGTGGAaagggagatgttggaggcggaCTTGATCTTCGTGCCCGTGTTGAACAACTTGTTCACGCGCGCGCTTATCGTCCCCAACCCCATGGCCGTGAGGTACGTATACGGCGCCCTCTTCGGCCTGATGACCATTGTAGCCTGGACTGTGCGGGACATCGAACTACCAGGGTTCGACGACCACTACGTCTGCGATGGATCCCACGACTGCATCGCCGCTAACGGTGTACTTAGAGTTAGCATGGGCGTTGCT ATCTTCTTCTTAATCATGTTTGCGTCGACTGTGAACACAAGGAAGCTGTACGAATTCCGCAACTTCTGGCACTCCCAGTGGTGGATTCTCAAGGCCACTATCTTCTTAATAGGCTATGGATTCGCCACTTATGCACCGTCATCCTTGCTACAGTTTTATG GGACGATCGCACATGTTGGAGCATG GTTATTTCTTGTCATTCAATTCTTAAGTATGACCAGCCTTATCATGTGGGTGAATAGATGGTGCCGGGTAGAGTCCAACCGCCAAAGATG GGCTGGGATGACTTACGGTCTCCTTCCGTTGCGTGCGGCTCCGGTTGTCTTGTACATTGGGTCTTTCCTGAGACTGGGTTTCATGTACTACTCCTACGCTCCATATTGCAAGCCCACCACAAGCATATACATCTCTGTCACGGCGTCGGTCGTCTGCctcatgttcatcatatcatgtgtGCGCAAG GTCTCGGGAGGCTACTTGGCACCAGGTATGATGATGGCGTATGTTGTCTTCATGTGCTGGACAACCATTAGAAG TGAGCCCCACACAGAGACTTGTAACCAGAAAACAAAACCCACGACAGATTGGCAAAACATCCGG AGTTTTGTTATTGCGGCAGTCGTCATCATCACATCAACTTACACTGTAGGCAAAGACTACAAATGCATCCAG TTCAGCAACAGGATAATAATGTTAGAAGACGACGTCCCATATGGATATGGATTTTTCCATCTTGTCTTTGCATCTGGGGCAATGTATATTGGGATGCTATTTGTTGGATGGAATGCACATAGAACCATGGAGAA ATGGACTGTGGACGTAGGCTGGGCAAGTACGAGGGTGCGGGCTACTAGTGGATTGGTAGTAGCAATCTGCTACA TTTTGATGCTGGTTTCTCAAGAGTTGTGGAATTTGATGCTTGCTGTGACATCAAATTCTTCGCAGGCGAGACCTGCTGGAGCCTCTATGGTGGCGCCAGCTGCATGA